A region from the Acyrthosiphon pisum isolate AL4f chromosome A1, pea_aphid_22Mar2018_4r6ur, whole genome shotgun sequence genome encodes:
- the LOC100167439 gene encoding dysbindin protein homolog (The RefSeq protein has 1 substitution compared to this genomic sequence) — MMFGNLREKLHNVVQEGLSASLRGLSGNEVIVAQSPSEHPVNYDAGADLLHKYQTEWNQLHLLAEDNAHKAEEVSEMISLLHHQMSEQWKKMDTITSCMDSMPQLVKSIENAMKDMENIKLLINDVEHQLLKLDDVVEEQELQEQMLNERFQLAVYRSKKLKELEKISGELEADHKEKVTDLEQKINIKLKERQEIFNQVFQQDMRQYIISGMIPVMKSSSNGGRDEVSLEDIEIEDDTDALDELLNF; from the exons CTTAAGAGGATTGTCTGGGAATGAAGTTATTGTTGCACAGTCTCCAAGTGAACATCCTGTTAATTATGATGCTGGTGCGGATCTATTGCATAAATATCAGACTGAATGGAATCAGCTGCACTTATTAGCCGAAGACAATGCCCATAAAGCTGAG gaAGTTAGTGAAATGATTAGTCTTCTACATCATCAAATGAGTGAACAGTGGAAAAAAATGGATACAATCACATCGTGCATGGATTCAATGCCACAATTAGTAAAGAGTATTGAAAATGCCATGAAAGATATGG aaaacattaaattattgataaatgatgTGGAACACCAGCTGTTGAAGCTAGATGATGTAGTCGAGGAACAGGAACTTCAAGAACAGATGTTGAATGAGCGGTTTCAATTGGCTGTTTACCGATCAAAAAAACTTAaagaattagaaaaaattagtG gTGAGCTAGAAGCTGATCACAAAGAGAAAGTAACGGATTTAGAACAAAAGATAAACATCAAACTCAAAGAAAGACAGGAAATTTTCAACCAAGTATTTCAACAAGATATGcgacagtatattatatcaggCATGATTCCCGTGATGAAGAGTTCAA GCAACGGTGGACGTGATGAAGTTTCACTTGAAGACATTGAAATAGAGGACGACACAGATGCACTAGACGAACTTCTAAATTCTTGA
- the LOC100167439 gene encoding dysbindin protein homolog isoform X1, which yields MKIRHCSSKLFCLILRGLSGNEVIVAQSPSEHPVNYDAGADLLHKYQTEWNQLHLLAEDNAHKAEEVSEMISLLHHQMSEQWKKMDTITSCMDSMPQLVKSIENAMKDMENIKLLINDVEHQLLKLDDVVEEQELQEQMLNERFQLAVYRSKKLKELEKISGELEADHKEKVTDLEQKINIKLKERQEIFNQVFQQDMRQYIISGMIPVMKSSSNGGRDEVSLEDIEIEDDTDALDELLNS from the exons CTTAAGAGGATTGTCTGGGAATGAAGTTATTGTTGCACAGTCTCCAAGTGAACATCCTGTTAATTATGATGCTGGTGCGGATCTATTGCATAAATATCAGACTGAATGGAATCAGCTGCACTTATTAGCCGAAGACAATGCCCATAAAGCTGAG gaAGTTAGTGAAATGATTAGTCTTCTACATCATCAAATGAGTGAACAGTGGAAAAAAATGGATACAATCACATCGTGCATGGATTCAATGCCACAATTAGTAAAGAGTATTGAAAATGCCATGAAAGATATGG aaaacattaaattattgataaatgatgTGGAACACCAGCTGTTGAAGCTAGATGATGTAGTCGAGGAACAGGAACTTCAAGAACAGATGTTGAATGAGCGGTTTCAATTGGCTGTTTACCGATCAAAAAAACTTAaagaattagaaaaaattagtG gTGAGCTAGAAGCTGATCACAAAGAGAAAGTAACGGATTTAGAACAAAAGATAAACATCAAACTCAAAGAAAGACAGGAAATTTTCAACCAAGTATTTCAACAAGATATGcgacagtatattatatcaggCATGATTCCCGTGATGAAGAGTTCAA GCAACGGTGGACGTGATGAAGTTTCACTTGAAGACATTGAAATAGAGGACGACACAGATGCACTAGACGAACTTCTAAATTCTTGA